A genomic segment from Amphiprion ocellaris isolate individual 3 ecotype Okinawa chromosome 17, ASM2253959v1, whole genome shotgun sequence encodes:
- the LOC111578580 gene encoding inactive tyrosine-protein kinase PRAG1 isoform X2 has protein sequence MSACSDFAEHVWKPGSCKNCFHPFSAHKTVGVLDGSAPPACLKSSLGGDEEAGVTSPSPYSKPTIAVKPTMMSFDTNESADLNMNIEQENTKSPAERLGLKKILDLSPLYIDSNGCNKAHRDAVLQSPDANKDYNNCYSLAPLSPSMLPKDSMIISNIFVTQEEGRGSQSLKKNANEDSCRQQNSVTTIRTKSTYNGSVVTTRANYQESHQASVEIPLSADIVPSSPTTNHSNGVSSGSPTTVTTKTSSTSPTSYTTALTVDATSPTSLHSVPALSKQSSLSDSTCSYRSSTDSLPGPEGSGGRPDRSGSPQSPPAMGSPLSTPNSPSGQKNSEPIYAESTKKKRRPQQNGLQSNPESPNKTKQSQCSELELSGESQRATITVMAAHTEENNRTFYLSSPDSAVSTQCHFSPTARKDPSSPAFRWPSPSHSAPSLAPESCLTPTLHTKPQSSPPIPPKRNIRSPKLGTSSLSPSMSSPVPLPELPRLGTSSLSPSMSSPVPLPELPMLFLVSAREGHFKVPTENQSAASERWHKPHHHSSAWNCRIEEEEEEEERERKDMEKKKLAANAGTTSRVTGLLNGAAVWKESKDWKAHSSPPPMTEPGTAPPAAPNNGACQGETGGTGTEEEVKHNGSMPAKQPLHGGSSELLAAGKGAASNDPNPPPPPPKKLHRVCSKMSGSNMELDRCSQQGSVESPTSSLRGLSTASLPTASTDNLTADTGSRDASRLSCSSPFPRSPVASAPGSPHPPSFNSLGNQPPPLPEKKMVNRTVSAPDSANGKAFIRAYPRLPFTGSETNVCRSADLRSSLPSSPVDPRPIFSSNESLERCHAPLGRSSRSRTLDEPFKTPGRLGVHCRSSITCSSSPQLSAPFSSLEPGSAPNLGSSLQLQTLLSNIDSREGVYSKLGGLYAESLRRLALKCEDHFTRSQRNPLRFEESNWSLFRLTSNKPSCNAGDAVYYSAACASDPSNSYAVKICKSPSVDAKQGHLYSLSVQQSMPPHFNLQQDCGHFLACVPQSMLPFDEVSLPTTPASSLPQPSTSVQQVDRERVVVITPEIPQQTAVDFVREWEMFHKTQPEVYERRVCFLLLQLCNGLEHLKEHGVTHRDLCLENLLLVPHQRRPSQFTQQTSTDKSPSNGSGIDIQRHLPRLLISNFAKAKRRSSEDTASTSVDPRIKRDHARLAPEIVSAAQYRKFDEFQTGILIYELLHQPNPFEVSPALKEQDYRCEDLPPVPSVSLYSAGLQRLAQLLLQPDPIKRIHIQEAKRILQSLLWGPRKDLMEQQWERHGQGGSFVDGSRHEGLLNWLDVKRALLMMKFAERSLEPERNAELEDWLCCQYFSSAHPLSLCHTAELLYSLK, from the exons ATGTCAGCGTGCAGTGATTTTGCAGAACACGTGTGGAAACCCGGCTCTTGTAAGAACTGCTTCCACCCATTTAGTGCACACAAGACTGTCGGCGTCCTGGATGGCAGTGCACCACCCGCATGTTTGAAAAGCAGCCTGGGAGGCGATGAAGAAGCTGGAGTGACGTCGCCTTCACCCTACAGCAAGCCAACCATCGCTGTCAAACCCACCATGATGAGCTTCGACACCAACGAGTCAGCTGACCTCAACATGAACATCGAGCAG GAGAACACAAAGAGCCCAGCAGAGCGGTTGGGCCTCAAGAAGATCTTAGACCTGTCACCTCTTTACATTGACAGTAACGGCTGCAACAAGGCCCACAGAGATGCGGTTCTACAGAGCCCCGATGCCAACAAGGACTACAACAACTGCTATTCTTTGGCTCCCTTGTCCCCAAGTATGCTGCCAAAAGACTCCATGATCATCAGCAATATTTTTGTCACCCAGGAGGAAGGCAGAGGTTCTCagagtttaaagaaaaatgcaaatgaagacTCCTGCAGGCAGCAGAATAGTGTGACCACTATTAGAACTAAGAGCACTTACAATGGAAGCGTTGTGACTACCAGAGCAAATTATCAGGAGTCCCATCAGGCATCTGTGGAGATTCCTTTGTCAGCAGATATTGTCCCTTCcagtcctactacaaatcacaGCAATGGTGTAAGCAGTGGGAGTCCTACCACTGTTACCACAAAGACATCCAGCACTTCTCCCACTTCCTACACCACAGCCTTAACTGTGGACGCCACTAGCCCAACATCCCTCCACTCTGTCCCTGCTCTGTCTAAACAGAGCAGCCTGTCGGACTCCACTTGTTCTTATCGTAGCAGTACAGATTCACTTCCTGGGCCTGAAGGATCAGGAGGAAGACCAGACAGGTCAGGGAGTCCCCAAAGCCCTCCAGCCATGGGGAGCCCACTGTCCACCCCCAACTCCCCCAGTGGACAGAAAAACTCTGAACCCATTTACGCAGAGAGCACCAAGAAAAAGCGCAGGCCGCAACAGAACGGACTGCAGTCCAATCCCGAGTCCCCAAACAAGACCAAGCAGTCCCAGTGCTCCGAGCTCGAACTTTCAGGAGAGAGTCAACGGGCCACCATCACTGTAATGGCGGCTCACAcagaggagaacaacaggactTTCTACCTGAGCAGCCCAGATTCAGCAGTCAGCACCCAGTGCCACTTCAGTCCCACAGCACGGAAAGACCCCAGCAGCCCAGCCTTCCGATGGCCCAGCCCCAGCCACAGTGCACCCTCGCTGGCTCCAGAATCCTGCCTGACCCCCACTCTGCACACCAAGCCCCAGTCTAGCCCACCTATTCCTCCGAAGAGGAACATTCGCTCTCCCAAACTGGGCACCTCTAGCCTCTCACCGTCCATGTCCTCTCCAGTCCCTCTTCCTGAACTTCCCAGACTGGGCACCTCCAGCCTCTCCCCATCCATGTCCTCTCCTGTCCCACTCCCCGAGCTCCCCATGCTTTTCCTCGTCTCTGCTAGAGAGGGCCACTTCAAGGTCCCAACGGAGAACCAGAGTGCAGCATCTGAACGCTGGCACAAACCCCACCACCACAGTTCTGCCTGGAACTGCCGTAtcgaggaagaagaggaagaggaagagagggagcgGAAAGAtatggagaagaagaagctcgCTGCCAACGCGGGGACAACCTCTCGGGTGACAGGCCTGCTCAATGGTGCTGCTGTCTGGAAGGAGTCCAAGGACTGGAAAGCCCACAGCAGCCCCCCTCCGATGACAGAGCCAGGCACGGCCCCCCCGGCTGCCCCAAACAATGGTGCCTGTCAGGGGGAAACTGGGGGCACCGGCACAGAGGAGGAGGTTAAGCATAACGGGAGCATGCCGGCCAAGCAACCGTTGCATGGGGGCTCATCAGAGCTGCTGGCAGCAGGAAAGGGAGCTGCCAGCAATGACCCCaatccaccacctccaccacctaAGAAACTGCACAG AGTGTGCAGTAAGATGAGTGGCAGCAACATGGAGCTGGACCGCTGCAGCCAGCAAGGGTCAGTAGAGAGTCCTACTTCATCTCTACGGGGCCTGAGCACTGCCAGCCTACCGACTGCCTCCACTGACAACCTGACTGCTGACACCG GTTCTCGGGATGCTTCACGGCTGTCTTGTTCCTCCCCATTTCCCCGAAGTCCAGTGGCCTCGGCTCCAGGGtctcctcaccctccctccTTTAACAGCTTGGGTAACCAGCCGCCTCCTCTCCCAGAGAAAAAGATGGTCAACCGCACCGTGTCAGCTCCGGACAGCGCAAACGGAAAAGCCTTCATTCGAGCCTACCCACGCCTCCCTTTCACCGGCTCAGAGACCAACGTGTGTCGATCTGCTGACCTCAGGTCCAGTTTACCATCCAGCCCTGTGGATCCACGACCCATTTTCTCCTCCAACGAGTCTCTGGAGCGTTGTCATGCCCCACTTGGTAGATCCTCAAGGTCCCGGACACTGGACGAGCCATTCAAGACTCCCGGGCGCTTGGGCGTACACTGCCGAAGCAGCATCACCTGCTCCTCTTCGCCCCAGCTCAGCGCGCCCTTTTCATCCTTGGAACCGGGTTCAGCACCAAATTTGGGCTCCAGCCTGCAGCTCCAGACTCTCCTAAGTAACATTGACAGTAGAGAGGGAGTGTACTCCAAACTGGGCGGCCTGTATGCGGAGTCTCTGCGGCGTCTGGCTCTAAAATGTGAAGATCACTTCACTCGCTCCCAGAGGAATCCACTAAGGTTCGAGGAGAGCAACTGGTCTCTGTTTCGACTCACATCTAACAAGCCGAGCTGCAACGCAGGAGATGCTGTGTACTACTCTGCTGCTTGTGCGTCAGACCCAAGCAACTCCTACGCTGTGAAG ATCTGTAAGAGCCCCTCTGTGGATGCCAAACAGGGCCATCTCTACAGTCTGTCGGTGCAGCAGAGCATGCCTCCTCACTTCAACCTGCAGCAGGACTGTGGCCACTTTCTCGCCTGTGTCCCCCAGAGCATGTTGCCTTTTGATGAGGTCTCTCTGCCCACCACGCCGGCTTCATCGCTGCCTCAACCCTCCACTTCTGTCCAGCAGGTAGACCGAGAGCGAGTGGTGGTCATCACCCCGGAGATTCCTCAGCAGACTGCGGTTGACTTTGTTCGAGAGTGGGAGATGTTCCATAAAACTCAGCCGGAGGTCTACGAGCGCCGCGTGTGCTTCCTCCTACTGCAGCTCTGCAACGGCCTGGAGCACTTAAAGGAGCACGGGGTCACGCACCGTGACCTCTGTCTAGAAAACCTGCTGCTGGTGCCTCATCAGCGCAGGCCCTCCCAGTTCACCCAGCAGACCAGCACTGACAAAAGCCCCAGTAATGGCTCTGGTATAGACATTCAGCGCCACCTTCCCCGGCTCCTCATCAGCAACTTCGCCAAGGCCAAGCGTCGCTCCTCGGAGGACACTGCCTCAACTAGTGTGGACCCTCGCATCAAACGTGATCATGCCAGGTTGGCGCCAGAGATCGTCTCAGCTGCTCAGTACCGCAAGTTCGATGAATTCCAGACGGGCATCTTGATCTATGAGCTCCTCCACCAACCCAACCCGTTTGAGGTCAGTCCAGCACTGAAGGAACAAGACTATCGCTGTGAGGACTTACCTCCAGTCCCCTCTGTCTCCCTGTATTCAGCGGGCCTCCAGAGGTTGGCCCAGCTCCTTCTCCAGCCCGACCCCATCAAACGCATCCATATCCAGGAGGCCAAGCGTATACTGCAGAGCCTGCTGTGGGGCCCCAGGAAGGACCTGATGGAGCAGCAGTGGGAGAGACATGGACAAGGGGGAAGCTTTGTCGATGGATCCCGGCACGAGGGCCTCCTGAACTGGCTGGACGTGAAGAGGGCCCTGCTGATGATGAAGTTCGCTGAGCGTTCCCTGGAGCCGGAGAGGAACGCAGAGCTGGAGGACTGGTTGTGCTGTCAGTACTTTTCCTCAGCTCACCCTCTGTCGCTCTGCCATACTGCTGAACTGCTCTACTCGCTAAAGTGA
- the LOC111578580 gene encoding inactive tyrosine-protein kinase PRAG1 isoform X1, protein MSACSDFAEHVWKPGSCKNCFHPFSAHKTVGVLDGSAPPACLKSSLGGDEEAGVTSPSPYSKPTIAVKPTMMSFDTNESADLNMNIEQQENTKSPAERLGLKKILDLSPLYIDSNGCNKAHRDAVLQSPDANKDYNNCYSLAPLSPSMLPKDSMIISNIFVTQEEGRGSQSLKKNANEDSCRQQNSVTTIRTKSTYNGSVVTTRANYQESHQASVEIPLSADIVPSSPTTNHSNGVSSGSPTTVTTKTSSTSPTSYTTALTVDATSPTSLHSVPALSKQSSLSDSTCSYRSSTDSLPGPEGSGGRPDRSGSPQSPPAMGSPLSTPNSPSGQKNSEPIYAESTKKKRRPQQNGLQSNPESPNKTKQSQCSELELSGESQRATITVMAAHTEENNRTFYLSSPDSAVSTQCHFSPTARKDPSSPAFRWPSPSHSAPSLAPESCLTPTLHTKPQSSPPIPPKRNIRSPKLGTSSLSPSMSSPVPLPELPRLGTSSLSPSMSSPVPLPELPMLFLVSAREGHFKVPTENQSAASERWHKPHHHSSAWNCRIEEEEEEEERERKDMEKKKLAANAGTTSRVTGLLNGAAVWKESKDWKAHSSPPPMTEPGTAPPAAPNNGACQGETGGTGTEEEVKHNGSMPAKQPLHGGSSELLAAGKGAASNDPNPPPPPPKKLHRVCSKMSGSNMELDRCSQQGSVESPTSSLRGLSTASLPTASTDNLTADTGSRDASRLSCSSPFPRSPVASAPGSPHPPSFNSLGNQPPPLPEKKMVNRTVSAPDSANGKAFIRAYPRLPFTGSETNVCRSADLRSSLPSSPVDPRPIFSSNESLERCHAPLGRSSRSRTLDEPFKTPGRLGVHCRSSITCSSSPQLSAPFSSLEPGSAPNLGSSLQLQTLLSNIDSREGVYSKLGGLYAESLRRLALKCEDHFTRSQRNPLRFEESNWSLFRLTSNKPSCNAGDAVYYSAACASDPSNSYAVKICKSPSVDAKQGHLYSLSVQQSMPPHFNLQQDCGHFLACVPQSMLPFDEVSLPTTPASSLPQPSTSVQQVDRERVVVITPEIPQQTAVDFVREWEMFHKTQPEVYERRVCFLLLQLCNGLEHLKEHGVTHRDLCLENLLLVPHQRRPSQFTQQTSTDKSPSNGSGIDIQRHLPRLLISNFAKAKRRSSEDTASTSVDPRIKRDHARLAPEIVSAAQYRKFDEFQTGILIYELLHQPNPFEVSPALKEQDYRCEDLPPVPSVSLYSAGLQRLAQLLLQPDPIKRIHIQEAKRILQSLLWGPRKDLMEQQWERHGQGGSFVDGSRHEGLLNWLDVKRALLMMKFAERSLEPERNAELEDWLCCQYFSSAHPLSLCHTAELLYSLK, encoded by the exons ATGTCAGCGTGCAGTGATTTTGCAGAACACGTGTGGAAACCCGGCTCTTGTAAGAACTGCTTCCACCCATTTAGTGCACACAAGACTGTCGGCGTCCTGGATGGCAGTGCACCACCCGCATGTTTGAAAAGCAGCCTGGGAGGCGATGAAGAAGCTGGAGTGACGTCGCCTTCACCCTACAGCAAGCCAACCATCGCTGTCAAACCCACCATGATGAGCTTCGACACCAACGAGTCAGCTGACCTCAACATGAACATCGAGCAG CAGGAGAACACAAAGAGCCCAGCAGAGCGGTTGGGCCTCAAGAAGATCTTAGACCTGTCACCTCTTTACATTGACAGTAACGGCTGCAACAAGGCCCACAGAGATGCGGTTCTACAGAGCCCCGATGCCAACAAGGACTACAACAACTGCTATTCTTTGGCTCCCTTGTCCCCAAGTATGCTGCCAAAAGACTCCATGATCATCAGCAATATTTTTGTCACCCAGGAGGAAGGCAGAGGTTCTCagagtttaaagaaaaatgcaaatgaagacTCCTGCAGGCAGCAGAATAGTGTGACCACTATTAGAACTAAGAGCACTTACAATGGAAGCGTTGTGACTACCAGAGCAAATTATCAGGAGTCCCATCAGGCATCTGTGGAGATTCCTTTGTCAGCAGATATTGTCCCTTCcagtcctactacaaatcacaGCAATGGTGTAAGCAGTGGGAGTCCTACCACTGTTACCACAAAGACATCCAGCACTTCTCCCACTTCCTACACCACAGCCTTAACTGTGGACGCCACTAGCCCAACATCCCTCCACTCTGTCCCTGCTCTGTCTAAACAGAGCAGCCTGTCGGACTCCACTTGTTCTTATCGTAGCAGTACAGATTCACTTCCTGGGCCTGAAGGATCAGGAGGAAGACCAGACAGGTCAGGGAGTCCCCAAAGCCCTCCAGCCATGGGGAGCCCACTGTCCACCCCCAACTCCCCCAGTGGACAGAAAAACTCTGAACCCATTTACGCAGAGAGCACCAAGAAAAAGCGCAGGCCGCAACAGAACGGACTGCAGTCCAATCCCGAGTCCCCAAACAAGACCAAGCAGTCCCAGTGCTCCGAGCTCGAACTTTCAGGAGAGAGTCAACGGGCCACCATCACTGTAATGGCGGCTCACAcagaggagaacaacaggactTTCTACCTGAGCAGCCCAGATTCAGCAGTCAGCACCCAGTGCCACTTCAGTCCCACAGCACGGAAAGACCCCAGCAGCCCAGCCTTCCGATGGCCCAGCCCCAGCCACAGTGCACCCTCGCTGGCTCCAGAATCCTGCCTGACCCCCACTCTGCACACCAAGCCCCAGTCTAGCCCACCTATTCCTCCGAAGAGGAACATTCGCTCTCCCAAACTGGGCACCTCTAGCCTCTCACCGTCCATGTCCTCTCCAGTCCCTCTTCCTGAACTTCCCAGACTGGGCACCTCCAGCCTCTCCCCATCCATGTCCTCTCCTGTCCCACTCCCCGAGCTCCCCATGCTTTTCCTCGTCTCTGCTAGAGAGGGCCACTTCAAGGTCCCAACGGAGAACCAGAGTGCAGCATCTGAACGCTGGCACAAACCCCACCACCACAGTTCTGCCTGGAACTGCCGTAtcgaggaagaagaggaagaggaagagagggagcgGAAAGAtatggagaagaagaagctcgCTGCCAACGCGGGGACAACCTCTCGGGTGACAGGCCTGCTCAATGGTGCTGCTGTCTGGAAGGAGTCCAAGGACTGGAAAGCCCACAGCAGCCCCCCTCCGATGACAGAGCCAGGCACGGCCCCCCCGGCTGCCCCAAACAATGGTGCCTGTCAGGGGGAAACTGGGGGCACCGGCACAGAGGAGGAGGTTAAGCATAACGGGAGCATGCCGGCCAAGCAACCGTTGCATGGGGGCTCATCAGAGCTGCTGGCAGCAGGAAAGGGAGCTGCCAGCAATGACCCCaatccaccacctccaccacctaAGAAACTGCACAG AGTGTGCAGTAAGATGAGTGGCAGCAACATGGAGCTGGACCGCTGCAGCCAGCAAGGGTCAGTAGAGAGTCCTACTTCATCTCTACGGGGCCTGAGCACTGCCAGCCTACCGACTGCCTCCACTGACAACCTGACTGCTGACACCG GTTCTCGGGATGCTTCACGGCTGTCTTGTTCCTCCCCATTTCCCCGAAGTCCAGTGGCCTCGGCTCCAGGGtctcctcaccctccctccTTTAACAGCTTGGGTAACCAGCCGCCTCCTCTCCCAGAGAAAAAGATGGTCAACCGCACCGTGTCAGCTCCGGACAGCGCAAACGGAAAAGCCTTCATTCGAGCCTACCCACGCCTCCCTTTCACCGGCTCAGAGACCAACGTGTGTCGATCTGCTGACCTCAGGTCCAGTTTACCATCCAGCCCTGTGGATCCACGACCCATTTTCTCCTCCAACGAGTCTCTGGAGCGTTGTCATGCCCCACTTGGTAGATCCTCAAGGTCCCGGACACTGGACGAGCCATTCAAGACTCCCGGGCGCTTGGGCGTACACTGCCGAAGCAGCATCACCTGCTCCTCTTCGCCCCAGCTCAGCGCGCCCTTTTCATCCTTGGAACCGGGTTCAGCACCAAATTTGGGCTCCAGCCTGCAGCTCCAGACTCTCCTAAGTAACATTGACAGTAGAGAGGGAGTGTACTCCAAACTGGGCGGCCTGTATGCGGAGTCTCTGCGGCGTCTGGCTCTAAAATGTGAAGATCACTTCACTCGCTCCCAGAGGAATCCACTAAGGTTCGAGGAGAGCAACTGGTCTCTGTTTCGACTCACATCTAACAAGCCGAGCTGCAACGCAGGAGATGCTGTGTACTACTCTGCTGCTTGTGCGTCAGACCCAAGCAACTCCTACGCTGTGAAG ATCTGTAAGAGCCCCTCTGTGGATGCCAAACAGGGCCATCTCTACAGTCTGTCGGTGCAGCAGAGCATGCCTCCTCACTTCAACCTGCAGCAGGACTGTGGCCACTTTCTCGCCTGTGTCCCCCAGAGCATGTTGCCTTTTGATGAGGTCTCTCTGCCCACCACGCCGGCTTCATCGCTGCCTCAACCCTCCACTTCTGTCCAGCAGGTAGACCGAGAGCGAGTGGTGGTCATCACCCCGGAGATTCCTCAGCAGACTGCGGTTGACTTTGTTCGAGAGTGGGAGATGTTCCATAAAACTCAGCCGGAGGTCTACGAGCGCCGCGTGTGCTTCCTCCTACTGCAGCTCTGCAACGGCCTGGAGCACTTAAAGGAGCACGGGGTCACGCACCGTGACCTCTGTCTAGAAAACCTGCTGCTGGTGCCTCATCAGCGCAGGCCCTCCCAGTTCACCCAGCAGACCAGCACTGACAAAAGCCCCAGTAATGGCTCTGGTATAGACATTCAGCGCCACCTTCCCCGGCTCCTCATCAGCAACTTCGCCAAGGCCAAGCGTCGCTCCTCGGAGGACACTGCCTCAACTAGTGTGGACCCTCGCATCAAACGTGATCATGCCAGGTTGGCGCCAGAGATCGTCTCAGCTGCTCAGTACCGCAAGTTCGATGAATTCCAGACGGGCATCTTGATCTATGAGCTCCTCCACCAACCCAACCCGTTTGAGGTCAGTCCAGCACTGAAGGAACAAGACTATCGCTGTGAGGACTTACCTCCAGTCCCCTCTGTCTCCCTGTATTCAGCGGGCCTCCAGAGGTTGGCCCAGCTCCTTCTCCAGCCCGACCCCATCAAACGCATCCATATCCAGGAGGCCAAGCGTATACTGCAGAGCCTGCTGTGGGGCCCCAGGAAGGACCTGATGGAGCAGCAGTGGGAGAGACATGGACAAGGGGGAAGCTTTGTCGATGGATCCCGGCACGAGGGCCTCCTGAACTGGCTGGACGTGAAGAGGGCCCTGCTGATGATGAAGTTCGCTGAGCGTTCCCTGGAGCCGGAGAGGAACGCAGAGCTGGAGGACTGGTTGTGCTGTCAGTACTTTTCCTCAGCTCACCCTCTGTCGCTCTGCCATACTGCTGAACTGCTCTACTCGCTAAAGTGA